TGGAGGCTTTGAGGAAGGAGGGCTTTGGGGTGACTCAAAACTTGCACTTATCCATCCCTCTCAACCCTATGCAACCGGGGCACTTGAAAAGGGCTGCGGGTTTCCCGTCTGATGACGGGTGCCATGCCCACAGCCCAGTACCTACTCTCGGCCATCCTAGCCCTTCTGCCAAGCCCCCACCTCCAGGAGTCCCTCGAAGCCCTCCTCCTCCTGCTCTTGCAGGGCCACGGCAAAGCCAGACCCCAGCACAGCCAGACCAAGTCCCCCGCAAGGTGTTTCCCTCACGGGAAAGCAGCCGCCCTCTCCCGCTTCTTCAACCGGTATGCCTGGCCCACCCGCACCCTCATCCGCCTCGCCCGAAGGGAGGCGGAAAGGGCCCTGGACCGCGCCAGGCCCAGACGGGGTTCCAAGCCCAGGCTCCTGGTGGTCCTGGACCTGGTCACCCTGGAGAAGCGGGGCCTCCTCAGGGCCCTGCCTCTCTCCTTCTTCCACGGCAAGTGGGGCCTCCACCTGGGGGTGGTCTACCTGGTCCACGGCGAGCTCCGCATCCCCTGGAGCTACCGCGTATGGCGGGGCAAGGGGGAAAAGAGCCTCTCCCTCCTGGCCCTCAGGCTCTTAGCCTCCCTGCCCCCTTGGATGCGGAAGGCCTTCCGGGTGCGGGTGGTGGCCGATACCGCATTCGGCACCATCCGGTTTTTGCGGGGGGTCAGGGAGCTGGGATTGGAGGCGGTGGTAGGGATGCGGCGGTTTAGCATCGAGCACTTCTTCAAGGCCATGAAAAGCGAGTTCTCCCTGGGTCAGTTTGGGCAGCGGACAGCTTTGGGGGTGCACCGTTTTCTGGTGCTTTCCCCCCTGGCCTACCTGCTGGCCCACTGGGTAAAGCTGGCCTCTGAGGAGAAAGGGTGTACCTGGTGGGAGGCGGCGAGACGGCTCTTTCCTGAGCCGGTGGCCCTGATCCTTTCGCGCGAGCTCTCGCTCCTGGGGCTCTGGCCTCCACCTCCAGGGAAAGGGGTAGAAGATGCGTGTTTATGCGGGATATGCGGGAGGTGCAAGTTTTGAGGTGAGCGAGCGCACGGTGGGGCGCATCCTGGCCTACCTGGAGAGGCTAGGGAGGGTGGCGAGCGTGGCTGCCTTTTCGGCGCGGGCCCGGCGGGGGAAGGCAAGGAGGAAACCCCGGCGTCCCTACGCCCAAAGGAAGCCCAAGGGCTACGAGGCCCAAGCGCCGGGCGACCTCATCCAGGTGGACACCTTCACCGTCACCCTAGGACCCGGGGAGATGATCCGGCACTTCTCGGCCGTGGACCTTGCCACCCGCTTTGCGCTGGCGGAGGTGCACACCCGGGCTACGGCCGACCTTGCGGCCGGCTTCCTGGCCTACCTGATTGCGCAAGCGCCCTTTCCCATCCGGCCATCCAGGTGGACGGGGGGGCTGAGTTCATGGCCGGGTTTGAAAAGGCCTGCGAGGGGTTGGGCATCCGGCTCTTCGTGCTGCCTCCCAGGAGCCCCAAGCTCAACGGTCACGTGGAGCGCATACAACGGACCTTCAGGGACGAGTTCTACACCCGGTCGTTGCCGTCTGGGATTCCTGAGCTCCAGAGGGAGCTTAACGCTTACCTGGACTACTACAATCGGCGGAGGCCGCACCGGGCTCTAGGGGGTTTGGCCCCTTTGGAATACCTGGCTAAGATGCGGAGGGAGTCGGTCCCCCAGGAGTCTCAGATGTGTTGGCCGACTACACCTAGTTGCACATGGGGCCCTTTTGCTCTACCATGGGCCTGAAGCCGCCCATGTTCTTCCAAAGCAGGGTGGCCCAAGAGCTTTCAGGAGGTCAAAGTGGAAACGTTGCGCGTGTCTTCCAAGTCCCGCCCTAACTCCGTGGCCGGTGCCATCGCAGCGCTCTTGCGCACCAAGGGGGAGGTGGAGGTGCAGGCCATCGGGCCTCAGGCGGTGAACCAGGCGGTGAAGGCCATCGCCATCGCTCGGGGGTACATCGCCCCCGACAACCTGGACCTGGTGGTCAAGCCAGCCTTCGTGAAGCTGGAGTTGGAGAACGAGGAACGGACCGCCCTTAAGTTCAGCATCAAGGCCCATCCCCTGGAG
This sequence is a window from Thermus antranikianii DSM 12462. Protein-coding genes within it:
- a CDS encoding transposase, with protein sequence MPTAQYLLSAILALLPSPHLQESLEALLLLLLQGHGKARPQHSQTKSPARCFPHGKAAALSRFFNRYAWPTRTLIRLARREAERALDRARPRRGSKPRLLVVLDLVTLEKRGLLRALPLSFFHGKWGLHLGVVYLVHGELRIPWSYRVWRGKGEKSLSLLALRLLASLPPWMRKAFRVRVVADTAFGTIRFLRGVRELGLEAVVGMRRFSIEHFFKAMKSEFSLGQFGQRTALGVHRFLVLSPLAYLLAHWVKLASEEKGCTWWEAARRLFPEPVALILSRELSLLGLWPPPPGKGVEDACLCGICGRCKF
- a CDS encoding stage V sporulation protein S, coding for METLRVSSKSRPNSVAGAIAALLRTKGEVEVQAIGPQAVNQAVKAIAIARGYIAPDNLDLVVKPAFVKLELENEERTALKFSIKAHPLES